The following are from one region of the Nicotiana tomentosiformis chromosome 7, ASM39032v3, whole genome shotgun sequence genome:
- the LOC104111071 gene encoding nuclear pore complex protein NUP133, with the protein MFSPGTKRSNFTARKSKPTTVTDSPVTPLTENRRTVENDNSIPNRPTTGTPAPWASRLSVLARIPPAKKSDKGEETDPIQPVYVGEFPQVLRDEHAVFLQKHAPGNASISGGMDKETSLAWIICGNKLFIWSYLSPAASRNCVVLDLPSTMPGNEDIGKSSNDWLVCLINWDQSTNKVVPQCTSAGIIACHRNTRNLIYWPDIYSTARNEPVVSFPEESEISFSTSDVKGTPTKSHQQNKPGSSVSRSNSLICLIACAAPETQHSHASVALACSFNGELWQFICSPSGIQRRKICQDMLSKSSQGSDGGQFFGGRGYPRSLVWQSLSQSDRQFLLLTDHEIQCFSIKLSASFNVSKIWTHEIVGTDGDLGIQKDLAGQKRIWPLDLQIDNDGKVITILIAIFCKDRVTSSSYTEYSLLTMQYKSGVNVSSECVQPHERILEKKAPIQVIIPKARVEDEEFLFSMRLKVGGKPAGSVIILSGDGTATVSHYWRNSTRLYQFDLPYDAGRVLDASVFPSSDDGEDGAWAVLTERAGVWAIPERAVLIGGVEPPERSLSRKGSSNERSSLEERKNLSFVGNVAPRRATSEAWDTGDRQRPGLTGIARRNAQDEESEALLNQLFHDFLLSGHADGAFDKLKTSGAFEREGETNVFARTSKSIVDTLAKHWTTTRGAEIVASSVVSSQLLEKQQKHKRFLQFLALSKCHEELCFRQRHALQIIMEHGEKLAGLIQLRELQNMLNQNRASGAGSYSTTEMSMSGSLWDVIQLVGERARRRTVLLMDRDNAEVFYSKVSDLEEFFYCLERDLDYIISEKMTVAVLFQRTCELSSACVTLLRTAMTYRNENDLWYPLSEGLTPWTCQEKVRNGLWSLAHFMLQLVKENNSLDDTKILDFHSHLEVLSDILLEAYSGAVSAKVERGEGHKSLLDEYCNRRDALLDCLYQQVKDVVEGKLQHLGEGAEEQKSEIFGKLSSGLLTIAKRHEGYKTLWSICCDLNNTELLKNLMHDSMGPKRGFSYFVFQQLYDNKQFSKLMRLGEEFQEELAIFLKQHQDLLWLHEIFLRQFSEASETLHVLSLSPDDSSAMDDGTYSFDPTVETSLVERKRFLNLSKIAALAGRSANFETKVKRIEADLKILNLQEEIMKLLPDDERQNVRQRLLPPVDLIELCLKIQNRELSLRVFDVFAWTRSSFIKSNASLLEDCWRNASNQDDWERLYLASVDEGWSDEETLSILKDTILFQASNRCYGPKAETFEGNFQEVLPLRLENSDHVNLKNMGSSVENILMQHKDYPDAGKLMLTAVMLGSVHSDTISIMEEEGPTPME; encoded by the exons ATGTTCTCTCCAGGAACTAAGAGATCAAATTTCACCGCTCGCAAGAGTAAACCTACTACTGTTACTGACTCACCGGTGACGCCGCTGACGGAGAATAGAAGGACTGTTGAAAATGACAATTCTATCCCTAATCGCCCTACCACTGGTACTCCTGCTCCCTGGGCTTCCCGTCTTTCTGTTCTCGCCAg AATTCCGCCTGCGAAGAAGAGTGATAAAGGCGAAGAAACCGATCCAATTCAGCCCGTCTATGTTGGAGAATTCCCACAAGTCCTGCGTGATGAACATGCGGTTTTTCTTCAGAAACATGCTCCTG GTAATGCATCCATCTCTGGTGGAATGGATAAGGAAACTTCCTTGGCGTGGATTATATGTGGAAACAAACTCTTTATCTGGAGTTACTTATCGCCAGCAGCTTCTAGGAACTGTGTTGTTCTTGATCTTCCTTCTACAATGCCCGGAAATGAAGATATTGGAAAATCTTCTAATGATTGGTTAGTTTGTCTCATCAATTGGGATCAGAGTACCAATAAAGTTGTTCCACAGTGCACTTCTGCCGGTATTATTGCATGTCATCGGAATACTCGTAATCTCATATACTGGCCAGATATCTACTCTACAGCTCGGAATGAACCAGTTGTTAGTTTCCCTGAGGAGTCTGAGATAAGTTTTTCTACTTCTGATGTGAAGGGCACCCCAACCAAGTCACATCAGCAGAATAAACCTGGGAGCAGTGTATCTCGTTCAAATTCTCTCATCTGTCTGATTGCTTGTGCTGCCCCTGAGACCCAACACAGTCATGCCTCTGTTGCTCTTGCTTGTAGTTTTAATGGCGAGCTTTGGCAATTTATCTGCAGCCCCAGTGGAATTCAGCGCAGAAAGATTTGTCAGGACATGTTAAGTAAGAGCTCTCAAGGAAGTGATGGTGGGCAATTCTTTGGAGGCAGGGGCTACCCTAGGTCACTGGTTTGGCAGTCTCTGTCCCAGTCCGACCGGCAGTTTCTTTTATTGACAGATCATGAAATACAATGTTTCTCTATTAAACTTTCTGCCTCTTTCAATGTTTCTAAGATCTGGACTCATGAAATTGTTGGCACTGATGGTGATCTGGGTATCCAGAAGGATTTGGCCGGGCAGAAGCGAATCTGGCCTCTAGATTTGCAGATTGATAATGATGGCAAGGTTATTACTATTCTCATTGCGATCTTTTGCAAGGACCGGGTCACCAGTTCAAGCTACACTGAGTATTCACTTCTAACCATGCAATATAAATCTGGGGTGAATGTCTCTTCCGAATGTGTGCAGCCACATGAAAGGATTTTAGAGAAAAAAGCTCCTATCCAAGTGATAATTCCTAAAGCTAGAGTTGAGGACGAAGAGTTTTTATTCTCTATGAGATTGAAGGTTGGGGGTAAGCCAGCTGGTTCGGTGATCATTCTTTCTGGTGATGGCACTGCAACTGTCTCACATTACTGGAGAAACTCTACCCGGCTTTATCAATTTGATCTACCATATGATGCTGGAAGAGTTCTTGATGCTTCAGTTTTCCCTTCTTCAGATGATGGCGAGGATGGAGCTTGGGCTGTACTAACTGAAAGGGCTGGAGTTTGGGCTATTCCTGAGAGGGCGGTTTTAATTGGTGGAGTTGAACCACCGGAGAGAAGTTTGTCACGTAAAGGAAGCTCTAATGAGAGGTCATCGCTGGAAGAGAGGAAAAACCTATCTTTTGTGGGTAATGTTGCTCCAAGAAGGGCGACTTCAGAAGCATGGGATACTGGAGATAGACAAAGGCCTGGTCTTACTGGAATTGCACGTCGAAATGCTCAAGATGAAGAATCTGAAGCTTTgctaaatcagcttttccatgaTTTTCTTTTATCTGGGCATGCGGATGGTGCTTTCGATAAGTTGAAGACCTCAGGGGCATTTGAAAGAGAGGGGGAAACAAATGTATTTGCGAGGACAAGCAAATCAATTGTGGATACCCTTGCAAAACATTGGACAACCACCAGGGGTGCTGAGATTGTGGCTTCGTCTGTCGTGTCCTCGCAACTTCTGGAGAAGCAGCAGAAGCATAAACGATTCCTTCAGTTCCTTGCTTTATCCAAGTGCCATGAAGAACTATGTTTTAGACAGA GGCATGCTTTGCAAATTATCATGGAACATGGTGAAAAGCTTGCCGGCCTGATTCAATTGAGGGAGCTGCAGAACATGCTCAATCAGAACCGTGCCTCAGGAGCTGGCTCTTATTCAACTACTGAGATGTCAATGTCGGGTTCCCTGTGGGATGTCATCCAATTAGTTGGTGAAAGAGCTCGCCGAAGAACAGTTCTTTTGATGGATAGGGATAATGCTGAAGTTTTCTACAGTAAGGTCTCAGATCTTGAAGAATTTTTCTATTGCTTAGAGAGAGACCTAGATTACATTATCAGCGAAAAGATGACAGTTGCTGTTCTCTTCCAAAGAACATGTGAACTCTCCAGTGCCTGTGTGACTTTGCTTCGCACAGCCATGACTTACAGAAATGAAAATGACCTTTGGTATCCTCTGTCAGAGGGCTTGACACCATGGACTTGTCAAGAAAAGGTGCGGAATGGGCTCTGGAGCCTTGCACATTTTATGCTTCAACTGGTGAAGGAAAATAATTCCCTGGATGATACCAAAATATTAGATTTTCATTCACACCTTGAAGTGCTATCTGATATATTATTGGAAGCATATTCTGGTGCTGTCAGTGCAAAAGTTGAGCGTGGCGAAGGACACAAAAGTCTGTTAGATGAGTATTGTAATAGAAGAGATGCACTCTTGGACTGCCTTTACCAGCAAGTGAAAGACGTTGTTGAAGGCAAACTGCAG CATTTGGGCGAAGGAGCTGAGGAGCAAAAGTCGGAGATTTTTGGAAAGCTTTCCTCAGGCTTGTTGACTATTGCAAAAAGACACGAAGGTTACAAAACTCTATGGAGTATATGCTGCGATCTCAACAATACTGAACTTCTTAAAAATCTTATG CATGACAGCATGGGACCTAAACGAGGCTTTAGTTACTTCGTGTTTCAACAACTATATGACAACAAACAGTTCTCTAAGCTAATGAGACTTGGGGAGGAGTTTCAGGAAGAACTAGCAATATTTTTAAAACAGCATCAGGATCTCCTTTGGCTTCACGAGATATTTCTTCGTCAATTTTCTGAAGCTTCTGAAACTCTACATGTTTTGTCTCTTTCACCGGATGATAGCTCCGCTATGGATGATGGAACCTATTCATTTGACCCCACCGTAGAAACAAGTTTGGTGGAAAGAAAGCGGTTTCTGAATCTCTCGAAGATAGCAGCATTGGCAG GAAGAAGTGCTAATTTTGAAACAAAGGTGAAGCGCATAGAGGCTGATTTGAAGATTCTGAACTTGCAG GAAGAAATAATGAAACTCCTTCCAGATGATGAAAGGCAAAATGTTCGCCAGCGACTTCTTCCCCCTGTGGACCTTATTGAATTGTGCCTTAAAATTCAGAATAGGGAGCTTTCTTTGAgagtttttgatgtttttgctTGGACCAGATCCTCTTTTATCAAGTCTAATGCAAGCCTCTTGGAGGACTGCTGGAGAAATGCCTCCAATCAGGACGACTGGGAGAGACTGTATCTAGCATCTGTAGATGAGGGGTGGAGTGATGAGGAGACTTTGAGCATTCTAAAAGACACCATTCTTTTCCAGGCTTCCAATAGGTGCTATGGCCCCAAAGCGGAAACTTTTGAGGGCAATTTCCAGGAAGTGCTGCCGTTGAGGCTAGAAAATTCTGACCACGTGAATTTAAAGAACATGGGATCCTCTGTGGAAAATATCCTGATGCAGCACAAGGATTACCCTGATGCTGGAAAGTTGATGCTCACAGCAGTTATGCTTGGAAGTGTTCACTCCGATACTATTAGTATAATGGAAGAGGAGGGACCTACCCCAATGGAGTGA